The following proteins are co-located in the Desulfoscipio sp. XC116 genome:
- the spoVT gene encoding stage V sporulation protein T, which translates to MKATGIVRRIDDLGRVVIPKEIRRTMRIREGEPLEIYVDREGEVILKKYSPINELGEFAKEYADSLHEALGHVVCIADRDEIIAVSGGLKKELMKKPISGMLEEIINNRQTRIVEEEHSFTVDDRTMLKNSVISPIIANGDAIGAVIITTSGEARMGDLEKKLSETAASFLAKQMEE; encoded by the coding sequence ATGAAAGCCACTGGCATTGTGAGAAGAATAGACGATCTTGGCCGTGTAGTTATTCCCAAAGAAATCAGGCGCACCATGCGAATCCGTGAAGGCGAACCATTGGAGATATATGTTGACCGTGAGGGGGAAGTGATTTTAAAGAAATATTCTCCCATTAATGAATTGGGTGAGTTTGCCAAGGAGTATGCCGATTCGCTGCATGAGGCTCTGGGACATGTGGTATGTATTGCTGACCGTGATGAAATAATTGCTGTTTCGGGCGGATTAAAAAAAGAATTAATGAAAAAGCCCATTAGTGGTATGCTTGAGGAGATCATTAACAACCGGCAGACCCGGATAGTCGAAGAGGAGCACAGCTTTACTGTGGATGACCGTACGATGCTTAAAAACAGCGTTATATCCCCTATTATTGCCAACGGGGATGCCATCGGCGCCGTGATCATCACTACCAGCGGAGAGGCCCGCATGGGCGATCTGGAGAAAAAACTCTCGGAAACAGCGGCCTCGTTTTTAGCCAAACAAATGGAAGAATAA
- the glgP gene encoding alpha-glucan family phosphorylase → MFSYRTVTVIPRLPGEIKRLRELAYNLYFSWNDCAVDLFRAINRDLWEEVYHNPVQFLLQVNEVDLQRAAANEQFLGQYRRAIDSFDIYMQQQTWYDKHITQCSTAGRKAPEPQSECASNKKKTDGENCLIAYFSAEFGLHESYPTYSGGLGLLAGDHCKAASDLGLPFVGVGLLYKHGYFTQLINREGCQEAHYRYQNFSILPITPALDGSGRDLVVEVDLPGRQVQARVWHMQVGRISIFFLDADLPVNSREDRELTGQLYGGDKETRIGQEILLGIGGVRALRALGLAPTVWHINEGHAAFLLLERLRELVEDKGLSAGTALEALRADTLFTTHTPVPAGHDVFSEEMIDRYFSYLYGRLGVAREQFMQLASDQERSGFNMTMLALKQCGFSNGVSRLHGAVSRSMFHHLYPGVPLEEVPVGQVTNGVHTLTWLAPEMRELFNRYLSREWKRCVFYPPDWEKVSGIPERELWEVHAGLKQKMIILARHHLAQQRVRNQETPDKVNEVESCLDPKALTIGFARRFATYKRAGLLFRDKDRLAALVNNRELPLQFIFAGKAHPADRPGQDLIKLINEISADDRFRGKVIFLENYDINISRYLLQGVDVWLNTPRRPMEASGTSGMKAAVNGVLNCSVLDGWWPEAYNGENGFAVGEDWDFPDDEARDQHDFYALYALLEKVIIPAYYDQTNGVPRKWVKWMKQSIITIAPHFSTERMVQEYAQEYYLRANQRSQTFSADGYRAAGELYELKRFLRDNWHHIQIYSVETGGAESMHPEEKLTVRATVELGPVRREHVCVEMVYGKATRWGLQSIKTMALHEERASGEQGRVVYTGDISLPQGTFGYTVRVRPHSPHFAHHFELPLVCWASSL, encoded by the coding sequence ATGTTTTCGTATCGCACTGTTACGGTCATCCCTCGTTTACCCGGGGAGATTAAGCGGTTGAGGGAATTAGCCTATAATCTCTATTTTAGCTGGAACGATTGTGCCGTGGACTTGTTCAGGGCTATTAACCGGGATTTATGGGAGGAAGTCTACCATAACCCTGTGCAGTTTTTATTGCAAGTAAACGAAGTAGATTTGCAAAGGGCGGCGGCCAATGAGCAATTTTTAGGCCAGTATCGTCGGGCGATAGACTCATTCGATATATATATGCAGCAGCAAACCTGGTATGATAAACACATTACGCAGTGCAGTACGGCAGGGCGGAAGGCGCCGGAACCGCAAAGCGAGTGTGCAAGCAATAAGAAAAAAACCGATGGCGAAAATTGCTTAATTGCTTATTTCTCAGCCGAATTTGGCCTGCATGAATCATATCCCACCTATTCCGGCGGCCTGGGTCTGCTGGCCGGGGATCATTGCAAGGCGGCCAGTGACCTCGGACTGCCTTTTGTGGGCGTGGGACTATTATATAAGCACGGCTATTTTACCCAGCTGATTAACCGGGAAGGGTGCCAGGAAGCGCATTATCGCTATCAAAATTTTAGTATTTTGCCCATCACTCCGGCCCTTGACGGCAGCGGCCGGGATTTGGTGGTGGAGGTTGACCTGCCGGGTCGGCAGGTGCAGGCCCGGGTATGGCATATGCAAGTTGGTAGAATCAGTATTTTTTTTCTGGATGCTGATTTGCCGGTCAACAGTCGTGAAGACCGGGAGCTTACCGGGCAGTTGTACGGCGGCGATAAGGAAACGCGCATTGGCCAGGAAATATTGCTGGGTATAGGCGGGGTAAGGGCGCTCAGAGCCCTGGGATTAGCACCTACTGTGTGGCACATTAATGAGGGTCACGCCGCATTTTTACTGCTAGAGCGTCTGCGGGAGCTGGTGGAGGATAAGGGGTTGTCGGCGGGTACGGCGCTGGAGGCTCTGAGAGCGGACACTTTATTTACCACCCATACTCCGGTGCCTGCCGGGCATGATGTATTCAGCGAGGAAATGATAGATCGTTATTTTAGTTATTTGTACGGGCGGTTGGGTGTCGCCCGGGAGCAGTTTATGCAGCTGGCTTCCGATCAGGAGCGTAGCGGCTTCAACATGACTATGCTGGCCTTGAAGCAGTGCGGTTTTTCCAATGGAGTCAGCCGTTTGCACGGCGCTGTGTCCCGCTCCATGTTTCATCATCTTTACCCGGGCGTTCCCCTGGAGGAAGTGCCTGTCGGGCAGGTGACCAATGGCGTGCATACCCTAACCTGGCTGGCCCCGGAGATGCGCGAACTGTTTAACAGGTACCTGAGTCGGGAATGGAAGCGGTGTGTATTTTATCCCCCCGATTGGGAGAAGGTGAGCGGTATCCCTGAGCGAGAGCTGTGGGAAGTTCACGCGGGTTTAAAACAGAAGATGATTATCTTAGCTCGCCATCACCTGGCCCAGCAGCGGGTGCGTAACCAGGAAACGCCGGATAAGGTAAATGAAGTGGAAAGCTGCCTGGATCCCAAGGCTTTGACCATTGGCTTTGCCCGCCGGTTTGCCACCTATAAGCGGGCTGGCTTGCTATTCAGGGACAAAGACAGGCTGGCCGCGCTGGTCAATAACCGCGAGTTGCCGCTGCAGTTTATCTTTGCCGGCAAGGCTCATCCCGCCGATCGGCCGGGACAGGATCTGATTAAATTAATTAATGAAATTTCTGCCGATGATCGCTTTCGGGGTAAGGTTATTTTTTTAGAAAACTATGATATTAATATTTCACGCTATTTATTGCAGGGAGTGGATGTGTGGCTGAATACCCCCCGCCGTCCGATGGAGGCCAGTGGTACCAGCGGTATGAAGGCCGCTGTCAACGGTGTACTGAATTGCAGCGTGCTGGACGGCTGGTGGCCCGAGGCTTATAATGGAGAAAACGGGTTTGCCGTGGGTGAGGACTGGGATTTCCCCGATGATGAGGCTCGTGATCAGCATGATTTTTACGCGCTGTATGCGCTGCTGGAAAAAGTAATTATTCCGGCTTATTATGACCAAACGAACGGGGTGCCCCGAAAATGGGTGAAGTGGATGAAACAGTCCATTATAACTATTGCCCCGCATTTCAGCACCGAGCGGATGGTGCAGGAATATGCTCAAGAGTATTACTTGCGGGCTAATCAAAGAAGCCAAACATTTAGTGCGGACGGATATCGGGCAGCCGGAGAATTGTACGAGTTGAAAAGGTTCTTGCGTGATAACTGGCACCATATACAAATTTATAGCGTTGAAACCGGCGGCGCCGAAAGTATGCATCCGGAAGAAAAATTAACGGTGCGGGCCACCGTAGAGCTGGGCCCGGTACGTCGGGAGCACGTGTGCGTGGAAATGGTGTATGGTAAAGCCACCAGATGGGGGCTGCAGTCAATTAAAACTATGGCTTTACATGAGGAGCGCGCGTCCGGCGAACAGGGGCGGGTTGTTTATACGGGAGACATCAGCCTGCCTCAGGGCACCTTTGGCTACACGGTACGCGTTCGCCCTCACAGCCCGCACTTTGCCCACCACTTTGAATTGCCTCTGGTCTGCTGGGCATCATCATTATAG
- a CDS encoding uracil-DNA glycosylase: MKEKLLRQLYSHIINCCCPCPGERTGAGLVRDRGNYEAGVVFLGEAPGGEEIKQGMPFVGQAGLNLDGYLKLAGLGRKDILITNTVKCRPTQNSGRANRKPGTCEIKHCARWLDEELAILSPGVIVTLGDVALKRLGGGSMRIGSCHGRSFELEKYIVFPMYHPAASIYRRALKEVIEEDFNKLGVWLRERQ, from the coding sequence ATGAAGGAAAAGTTGTTGCGGCAGTTGTACAGTCACATAATAAATTGTTGTTGTCCGTGCCCGGGGGAGAGAACGGGGGCCGGATTGGTCAGAGACCGCGGTAATTACGAAGCCGGCGTTGTTTTTTTGGGCGAAGCGCCGGGGGGCGAAGAAATCAAGCAGGGCATGCCCTTCGTCGGTCAAGCCGGGCTTAATTTAGATGGGTATTTGAAGTTGGCCGGCCTGGGGCGCAAAGATATATTAATTACCAATACGGTAAAATGCCGCCCCACACAAAATAGCGGACGGGCTAATCGCAAGCCCGGGACATGTGAAATAAAACACTGTGCCCGTTGGTTGGATGAAGAATTGGCGATATTGTCGCCCGGGGTGATTGTCACCCTGGGTGATGTAGCTTTGAAAAGGCTGGGCGGCGGCAGTATGCGTATAGGCAGCTGCCATGGCCGGTCCTTTGAACTGGAGAAATACATCGTATTTCCCATGTATCACCCGGCGGCGTCTATTTACCGCCGGGCATTGAAAGAGGTAATTGAGGAGGATTTCAATAAGCTGGGTGTTTGGCTGCGGGAGAGGCAGTAA
- a CDS encoding 1,4-alpha-glucan branching protein domain-containing protein, whose translation MSTGYLALVLHGHLPYIHHPEMPEMMEERWLFEALTECYLPLLNVFESLQEDGVPFRLTFSLSPTLITMLNDQMLQERYLEHLQKSIVLAGMERERLQGDPDYRHLAGFYLETLSEIKKQYELYNGDLIKPFKKLQRQGCLEVITTCATHGFLPLMANRSSWRAQIQTALELYTGYFGHPPAGMWLPECAYAPGLEKMLKDYRIGYFFVDSHGITNCKPSPLFSTYAPVCTETGVAAFGRDPASSRQVWDRHGGYPGDPLYREFYRDIGFDLPLDYIGPFLPGDNIRVDTGFKYHRITGGGPHKEPYLPAMAREQAARHAEDFLQRRCEQLTRAARNMNRRPLAVAPYDAELFGHWWFEGPAWLNFLCREAAANSSLRLVTPAEYLQEYPDNQAVELPMCSWGEGGYNQFWLNPSTDWIYKHLHQAEDKMTGLADSHRNAQGLQQRCLNQAARELLLAQSSDWPFIIHSDTATEYAVQRFKNHIGRFNTLARMLETGDIHIDILEGIEARSKFLPNIDYHVYCTHGTTERPATTRASYRILILSWEYPPKTVGGLARHVHDLSCALAALGDEVHVITCPVSSKGVYSLEQGVHVHRIPTDLLNAENFMEWVGQLNSGMLELSGKLAEVFGPFDLVHAHDWLVGEAGGQICNRMNLPLVATIHATEYGRNQGLHSDLQKHIHSLEQKLTERAALIIGCSRYMSQEIARLFNQPADKIIVIPNGVEPENILPEREKAPSENSREKSIVFLGRLVPEKGVQVLIEALPLVMQKAGPVRLLIAGKGPYQSDLADLAQRLDVAGQVSFVGFVNDHARNELLGRSDVAVFPSLYEPFGIVALEAMAAGIPVVVSETGGLRDIIEHGVDGYCAPPGDAAMLAHYIAELLNNPELAQHFTRRARRNVAVKFNWQQIAAATLKVYAGAISRISTN comes from the coding sequence ATGAGCACCGGTTACCTGGCACTGGTACTGCACGGGCACCTCCCCTATATACATCACCCTGAAATGCCTGAAATGATGGAAGAAAGGTGGCTGTTTGAAGCACTGACCGAATGCTACTTACCGCTGCTGAATGTATTTGAGTCACTGCAAGAGGACGGAGTGCCTTTTCGGCTCACCTTTTCTCTCTCCCCCACTTTAATCACCATGTTAAACGACCAAATGCTGCAGGAACGTTATTTGGAACACCTGCAAAAGTCCATCGTATTGGCCGGTATGGAACGTGAACGCCTCCAAGGCGACCCGGACTACAGGCATCTGGCCGGTTTTTATCTCGAAACACTTTCTGAAATAAAAAAACAGTATGAACTGTATAACGGCGACTTGATTAAACCATTTAAAAAACTGCAGCGGCAGGGTTGTTTGGAGGTAATAACCACTTGCGCCACCCACGGCTTTTTACCGCTAATGGCCAACCGGTCCAGCTGGCGGGCCCAAATCCAGACAGCCCTGGAACTGTACACAGGTTATTTCGGCCACCCGCCCGCGGGCATGTGGCTGCCCGAGTGCGCCTATGCACCGGGCCTGGAAAAAATGCTTAAAGATTACCGGATCGGTTATTTCTTTGTGGACAGCCACGGCATTACCAACTGTAAGCCATCTCCATTATTTAGCACCTACGCGCCGGTCTGCACCGAAACCGGGGTGGCCGCTTTCGGGCGGGACCCCGCATCCTCCCGGCAGGTGTGGGACCGGCACGGCGGCTACCCGGGCGACCCCTTATACAGAGAATTTTACCGGGATATCGGCTTTGATCTGCCCTTGGATTATATCGGGCCATTTCTGCCCGGTGATAATATCCGGGTGGATACCGGGTTTAAGTACCACCGCATCACCGGCGGCGGTCCGCACAAGGAGCCCTACCTGCCCGCCATGGCCAGAGAACAGGCGGCCCGCCACGCCGAAGATTTTTTACAACGGCGCTGCGAACAGCTAACCAGGGCGGCCCGCAATATGAACCGCCGCCCGCTGGCAGTGGCTCCTTATGACGCCGAACTGTTCGGGCACTGGTGGTTTGAGGGTCCGGCCTGGCTGAATTTCCTTTGCCGGGAAGCCGCCGCCAACAGCTCATTGCGCCTGGTCACTCCGGCTGAATACCTGCAGGAGTATCCGGACAACCAGGCAGTGGAGCTGCCCATGTGCAGTTGGGGCGAGGGCGGTTATAACCAGTTCTGGCTTAACCCGTCCACCGACTGGATCTACAAGCATCTGCATCAGGCCGAAGATAAAATGACCGGGCTGGCCGACAGTCACCGTAATGCGCAAGGTCTGCAGCAAAGATGTTTGAACCAGGCCGCCCGGGAGCTGCTGCTGGCCCAGAGCAGCGACTGGCCCTTTATCATTCACTCGGACACAGCGACAGAATATGCGGTACAGCGCTTTAAAAACCATATCGGCCGGTTCAATACACTGGCCCGGATGCTGGAAACCGGCGACATCCATATTGATATATTAGAGGGTATAGAAGCGCGGTCCAAGTTCCTGCCGAATATCGATTATCACGTTTATTGCACCCACGGCACAACCGAACGCCCGGCCACCACACGGGCGAGCTACCGCATTTTAATATTATCCTGGGAATACCCTCCTAAAACAGTAGGCGGACTGGCCAGACATGTCCATGATCTATCATGCGCCCTGGCGGCCCTGGGGGACGAAGTGCACGTAATCACCTGCCCGGTATCAAGCAAGGGCGTCTACAGCCTGGAACAAGGCGTACACGTACACCGCATCCCCACTGATTTGCTTAACGCGGAAAATTTTATGGAGTGGGTAGGGCAGCTTAATAGCGGCATGCTCGAACTGTCCGGCAAGCTGGCGGAGGTATTCGGGCCCTTCGACCTGGTACACGCTCACGATTGGCTGGTGGGCGAAGCAGGCGGTCAAATATGCAACCGGATGAACCTGCCGCTGGTGGCCACCATCCATGCTACCGAATACGGGCGCAACCAGGGTCTGCACTCCGATTTACAAAAGCATATTCACAGTCTGGAACAAAAGCTTACCGAACGAGCCGCTTTAATTATCGGCTGCAGCCGTTACATGAGCCAAGAAATCGCCCGTTTATTTAACCAGCCGGCTGACAAAATAATCGTTATTCCCAACGGGGTAGAGCCGGAAAATATTTTACCCGAACGGGAAAAAGCACCGTCCGAAAACAGTCGGGAAAAAAGCATCGTTTTTCTGGGCCGCCTGGTACCTGAGAAAGGCGTACAAGTATTAATCGAAGCACTGCCGCTGGTCATGCAAAAGGCTGGGCCGGTCAGACTGCTTATTGCCGGTAAAGGGCCATACCAGTCCGATCTGGCCGATCTGGCTCAAAGACTGGACGTGGCCGGCCAGGTGAGTTTTGTAGGCTTTGTCAATGACCACGCTCGCAACGAACTGCTGGGCCGATCTGATGTGGCTGTTTTCCCCAGCCTTTATGAACCCTTCGGTATCGTAGCACTGGAAGCAATGGCCGCGGGTATACCTGTGGTGGTGTCTGAAACCGGGGGACTGCGGGATATTATTGAGCACGGCGTGGACGGCTACTGCGCACCGCCCGGTGATGCCGCTATGCTGGCCCATTACATTGCCGAGCTGCTTAACAACCCCGAGCTGGCCCAGCATTTTACCAGGCGGGCCAGGCGCAACGTAGCCGTTAAATTTAACTGGCAGCAGATTGCTGCCGCCACTTTGAAAGTTTACGCCGGGGCCATCAGCCGGATTTCAACTAATTGA
- a CDS encoding DUF4912 domain-containing protein — MLKLIDRMELPQWYDENKMVLLVVDPYTVYLYWQLAFSQCKAIKEHQQVLRLFELPPEQLAHEQPGLLNSILLPAFTDNWYFNELKPGCRYQADMGWEQNGVFYSIIKSNTVNMPPAAPSATTSQAKWRPVEHLQETAIIPAALPTQTVKELIQQMSFYMGINEAS, encoded by the coding sequence ATGTTAAAGCTCATCGACCGGATGGAATTGCCCCAGTGGTATGACGAAAACAAAATGGTTTTGCTGGTGGTCGACCCTTATACCGTTTACTTATACTGGCAGCTGGCCTTCAGCCAATGTAAGGCTATAAAGGAACACCAGCAGGTATTACGCTTATTTGAACTGCCCCCGGAGCAATTAGCGCACGAACAGCCCGGATTGTTAAATAGTATACTTTTACCCGCCTTCACCGATAACTGGTATTTCAATGAACTAAAGCCGGGCTGCCGTTACCAGGCGGATATGGGCTGGGAACAAAACGGTGTTTTTTATAGCATAATCAAATCCAATACCGTTAATATGCCGCCAGCCGCGCCTTCAGCCACAACAAGTCAGGCAAAATGGCGGCCTGTGGAGCATCTGCAGGAGACCGCCATTATCCCTGCGGCACTGCCTACACAAACAGTCAAAGAGTTAATTCAGCAAATGTCCTTTTACATGGGCATTAACGAAGCATCCTGA